In the genome of Arabidopsis thaliana chromosome 4, partial sequence, the window ATTCTGAAATTCGAAAATGTGAGATGATGATTATAGTCGAAACATAAACCTGAGTAAAGGCGTCCGGATCATGAGGAAACTCAGCAactacttcaatttcattgatCCTATGGGAGAGATCCAGAGAAGAACCAGATGATTGGCCCCAGCTATTGAATGGCATAAAGAATAGGAAAACGGCGCCGGAGAGGAGAGCAAGAGGAATCATCATCGCGAACCTCTTCCGAGAAATGAATCGGCGGCGAGAtgatgcagaagaagaagctggaaGAGACTGAATCATGGATCGCTTCGTTTGTCTCTTATAAGGCGATCTAGTCGCCATTAAACTTCATTCGCAGTCGTTGGATTGGAAATTGCAGTCTgtcaaatttgatttgtaGCTCTGACCAGACTTTGGCAACGTAATTTTGAGAAATGCGTTAAAGTGTGTTGTTGActcatttgtgtttttgctttttatggaaaaattgaattcttttttagaaaactttttttaaatcGATCGTTCAATATTGGAAGCTTATTAAACTACTGTTCTCAATCCAGATGTGAATATTAGGAACTTCCATGGTACAAGAACATTGTCGATTACGGTAAATTTGATAAACAAGATAGATAGATCCACTAAGTTTTAACTTAGGACACCACGAACACAGATTATCAGAGTAAACAAGTAAATCCAGAAGTCAAGAATTGccaaaacttaaattaaaatacgTAACAAAACTTCCTGTTCGCCTCATTCGACATTGAGGTCTTACCCGGGTTTCCTTCCCCGAGGTTTCCCAGCAGGCCTTTTTCCTTTCTGGCCTGCTTTACCAGTGCCCTTCTGCCCGTTCCTACCGGGCTTTCCTCCCCCACGTTTCCTATCATCACTCTTCATCCTCCTATCCACTCTCTTCTGTCCCTTACCAACTTTAACCCCAACTCCTTTCTTAGACACAACCAGTTCTTTCCTTGGCTTTCTTGGCTCTGCTGCTTTCTTGTATAGCTTGTCTATCATCTTGTCCTTTGAACGGTCTGATATATCTGCTGTGTCAGATATTGTGTTTGCCTTCTTCCTCACTTTCTCCAATCTTTTCTGGGCAGCTCGCTTCTTCCGTGCCTTGGCCTCTGCCACCTTCTTGGCTGGACGAGCATTGATCTCTTTGAACTGTGCTTTCATTGCATTAACTTCATCTTTCGTAACAGGTTTCATTGGTTGTCTGTGCTGCTTCTCGTCATCCACAAACCATTTTGGTAAACCTTCATCTACAAACATGTGTTTGTTATATGCATCATCAAGCATCtgttctctctgcttcttcctcaGCATTTTTTTGGCACATGCCAGTATCTCGGCCTTGGTATGAACATCATCTTCAGAGGATGAATCTGAGTCAGAATCTGTGGCTGGTGCAGGGACTACCTCAAACTCATCTTCCTTCTTGGAGCTATTGGGCAAGCTCTGATCAGACAACACACTTGCTTTTGAAGCCTTCTGCTTTGACTTGTCTGGTTTAGACAGAtttttgctctttttcttatttgctaTTTCGTCTTCACTGTCATCTTTTCCCAAGTCTCCTTCTTCCACGGCTTCTGCAAATATATTCTGACTGAACCACTGGTTGGATATTTCCTCCTTTGTTTGGACCACTCCATCATCAAGTGGTACAACAAGAGGGTTTGCCTCATCCTTTTCTTCATTCATATCTGAATCGTAATCGATCTtcatttcttcatctccatcaccttCCTGcaaagccaaaaagaaaaaagtgtttaGTTCCAAAAATCTGTTCTATCCTAAGAAATTGGGGTAAGAAAATGATAGTACCTCCAGCTTTTCAGCATGGGCCTGCCTAGCCCGCTTCCTTTGCTTTGCGcttccttctttcttcaccATATACCGCTCATATGCCTGCTCAAAAATCTCTTCCATTTGTTCAGTGTATCTGTAATGTTAAAAAGACTATTAAGATGAAGTAACTCCACAAACTTCAGAAATATACGACGTTCTTGTAACAGCACTCTATAATCTACAAAAAGGTATAGGTTTAGCGGTCGTACTTCTGACGTTCTTCATCAGAATCTCTGTCACTGTCTTTGGAGTCATCTGAAGCTCCTTCGCCATGGTCTTCGTTCTCACTGTCAACGGCATTGCcattatcatcttcatcattgtCAACTGCCATTAGATCTTTCTTTCCctgtaaagaaaataaatgaaaatcttTACAATCTCATTCAGAATATAATGATATGTTCAAACAATTGAATTGTAAGAACTGATAGCAGGGTGAAAGGAGAATGCTCTTCAACCAATGAAAGAGTAATAAACACTTCTTCGAATGCCAtcataataaacaaaattccgCAGAGATGGTATCAAAAATGAAGTACCTTGATAGCATTAAGAGAGAACAATTCATTGTCGACGAAACCATCTTCAAGTACATCCATCTGTGGACCAGTCGCCTTCCGCGCCTTGTCCTGGCAAAAGATATTGAATTTAGTGAAGGAAGTATAAAGTCTAAGGGATCCATCACTAAGGCCACTGACTAAGACATAAAGACTTGATAGGTTATTATCATAAGGTTAAAAATAACCTTAGCCCTTCGTTTTGCAAGAATCTTCTTTGCCTGTTTCTTCTTGCGGTCAACTGTGTTTGTCAGCTCTTCCAATTCATTGAGTAGtttatcatcttcattttcCTCATCTTCCTTTCCCACATCAGGCTCAGGTTTAGCAACTTCCTTTTTCTCAGGAGTCAGAGCTTTCCTGATTTGCATTCGCCATCTACAAAATAGAGAGTTCAATGACCATTAAGCAACTAATATAATTTCTAGACGCATAGATGGATGACGACAAATGCTAAAGTCTTAACAAAACCAGTAGTTTCCCACACGCCAATTCCTAACACCCATGGACACCCGTTTACCCATTTCACACAGTGCTTTATCGGGTTGAGCACTCAAAACAGCATAGGTAAAAACTTGAAGTGCTAAGGAAACCGTTCTTTACCGAACCAATTTACAGCTAACTAATTCTACAATAGCTGAATTCATTTTAGTCAAAGCTCTACCACATCCTTGGAAAAGCTTAGA includes:
- a CDS encoding FtsJ-like methyltransferase family protein (FtsJ-like methyltransferase family protein; FUNCTIONS IN: methyltransferase activity, nucleic acid binding; INVOLVED IN: methylation, rRNA processing, rRNA methylation; LOCATED IN: nucleus; EXPRESSED IN: 22 plant structures; EXPRESSED DURING: 13 growth stages; CONTAINS InterPro DOMAIN/s: Spb1, C-terminal (InterPro:IPR012920), Ribosomal RNA methyltransferase J (InterPro:IPR015507), Ribosomal RNA methyltransferase RrmJ/FtsJ (InterPro:IPR002877); BEST Arabidopsis thaliana protein match is: S-adenosyl-L-methionine-dependent methyltransferases superfamily protein (TAIR:AT5G01230.1); Has 30028 Blast hits to 21157 proteins in 1975 species: Archae - 200; Bacteria - 7297; Metazoa - 8731; Fungi - 3085; Plants - 939; Viruses - 236; Other Eukaryotes - 9540 (source: NCBI BLink).); translated protein: MGKVKGKHRLDKYYRLAKERGFRSRASYKLLQLDAKYSLLHSAHAVLDLCAAPGGWMQVAVEKVPVGSLVLGIDLVPILPVRGCVTMTQDITRTECKSKIKQVMEQHGVSAFNLVLHDGSPNVGGAWAQEAMSQNALVIDSVRLATEFLARNGNLVTKVFRSRDYNSVLYCLGRLFEKVEVFKPPASRSASAETYLVGLKYLAPAKIDPRLLDYRHLFKESAEPTRKVVDVLGGSKQKRNRDGYEDGESILRRVASAADFIWSENPLDVLGTTTSISFDDQASLPLKEHDLTTEEIKILCDDLPVLGKNDFKHILKWRMQIRKALTPEKKEVAKPEPDVGKEDEENEDDKLLNELEELTNTVDRKKKQAKKILAKRRAKDKARKATGPQMDVLEDGFVDNELFSLNAIKGKKDLMAVDNDEDDNGNAVDSENEDHGEGASDDSKDSDRDSDEERQKYTEQMEEIFEQAYERYMVKKEGSAKQRKRARQAHAEKLEEGDGDEEMKIDYDSDMNEEKDEANPLVVPLDDGVVQTKEEISNQWFSQNIFAEAVEEGDLGKDDSEDEIANKKKSKNLSKPDKSKQKASKASVLSDQSLPNSSKKEDEFEVVPAPATDSDSDSSSEDDVHTKAEILACAKKMLRKKQREQMLDDAYNKHMFVDEGLPKWFVDDEKQHRQPMKPVTKDEVNAMKAQFKEINARPAKKVAEAKARKKRAAQKRLEKVRKKANTISDTADISDRSKDKMIDKLYKKAAEPRKPRKELVVSKKGVGVKVGKGQKRVDRRMKSDDRKRGGGKPGRNGQKGTGKAGQKGKRPAGKPRGRKPG